CACCAAAAAAAGGATGACCATTCAGATAGGGAGGCAGAGAATCGAATCCAAGGACAACGTCGGCCCATTCCCCGTTTTTGTCCGGAGCGGTAAGTTTTGTAATGATTCCTCCGTAATTGGTGATATTCACGGTCATCCCGTTCGCATTCGTTAAGGTGTACAGGTCGGCGGTCTGACCGTCGGGAAGCTCGCCGAATACTTCTTTGGAAATCGTACTGATCATAGTTTGTTCTTTATTTTGGGTTTTGTTACAGCCTGTCAGCCATAAGCCAGCAAGTGCTGAAAAAAGTAAGATTGATTTTTTCATTGTTACGGATTTAAAGTACAGAAAGATCCACTTATTGCACCTGCTACTGATGCACTGCTATTGTATCATTATTTCTTCCGTACCATCTGTAATGACAACGCGATAGCAGGGAAGATCAATTTTGTATTTTTCCAGATACACTTTTTTCATTTCTGACTCAAATTCGTTTGCCGCATCTGCACGTACGAGATTTATGGTGCAGCCGCCAAATCCTCCGCCCATCATACGAGCTCCCAAAACATTTTCATTGCCAAAGGTTTGTTCAACCAAAAAATCAAGTTCGGGGCAGCTTACTTCGTATTCATGCTGAAGTCCATAGTGGGTTTCATACATTTTTTTACCAAAACTTTGCAGATCGCCTGCCGTCAGGAAATCACAGGCTAGCCGGACCCTTTCAATTTCTTCGGTTATAAATTTGCTGCGCCGGTATACTACGTCTCCTAGTTCCTCACGGTGTTCATGCACAAGCGAAATGGCAGCATCACGCAGACTATTGATTGTCTCGTCATATTTTTTCAGGATGGCTACACCCTGTTCACATTCCTGCCGACGGGTATTGTATTCTGAATTGGCCAGCGAATGCTTGACTTTGGTGTCACAAAGTACCAGAAGGTATTCCTTCATAGGGAAGGGAAAATACTCGTATTCCAGCGACCGGCAATCCAGCCGGATCACGGATTCTTTCTTCCCAAATGCAGAAGCAAACTGATCCATGATACCGCATTGTACGCCAACATACTGATTTTCGGCTTTCTGCGACATTTTTACGATTTCGAATCTGTCGAGATCCAGCCCGAAGATTTCGTTTAGTGCGAACAAAAGGCAGCACTCCAGTGCGGCAGAGGAGGATAAACCTGCACCAACTGGTACATCCCCTCCGAAAGCAGCCTGAAAACCATTTATCGAAAGTCCTTTTTTAAAGATCTGTTCAATGATACCGAGCTGGTAATGAGCCCATTCCTGTGATGGTTTTGATAAATCATTTACCAAAAAAGTATAGGTTTGGTCCAGATCTGCTGCATACAGTATGACCTGATCGTCCTCC
This portion of the Dyadobacter sp. CECT 9275 genome encodes:
- the galK gene encoding galactokinase, translated to MHSNEAVTAKRIQAEYLKKFGTETNQSSPRIFRSPGRINLIGEHTDYNSGFVLPASVDKAVYFVIAPREDDQVILYAADLDQTYTFLVNDLSKPSQEWAHYQLGIIEQIFKKGLSINGFQAAFGGDVPVGAGLSSSAALECCLLFALNEIFGLDLDRFEIVKMSQKAENQYVGVQCGIMDQFASAFGKKESVIRLDCRSLEYEYFPFPMKEYLLVLCDTKVKHSLANSEYNTRRQECEQGVAILKKYDETINSLRDAAISLVHEHREELGDVVYRRSKFITEEIERVRLACDFLTAGDLQSFGKKMYETHYGLQHEYEVSCPELDFLVEQTFGNENVLGARMMGGGFGGCTINLVRADAANEFESEMKKVYLEKYKIDLPCYRVVITDGTEEIMIQ